The Actinomycetes bacterium genome includes a window with the following:
- a CDS encoding amino acid transporter: protein MGLWSAGIEGFALSMALILAIGPQNIFVLRQGLLRSHVFAVCLVCSLSDALLISAGVLGLGSFLAGVEGAELLISVAAALFIAGYGVLRVRSSMDPVGMSVGEEEALGLGPTIGTALAFTFLNPHVYLDTVLLIGGASSRYASDDRVAFAVGASLASFLFFFALGYGARRLSSVLDRPESWRVIDMGIACVMFAIAGAIMLPFL, encoded by the coding sequence ATGGGCCTCTGGTCAGCGGGCATAGAGGGGTTCGCCCTCAGCATGGCCCTGATCCTCGCGATAGGCCCGCAGAACATCTTCGTGCTCAGGCAGGGCCTACTGAGGTCCCACGTGTTCGCCGTCTGCCTGGTCTGCTCCCTGTCCGACGCGCTCCTGATCAGCGCTGGCGTTCTGGGACTCGGCTCGTTCCTCGCGGGCGTGGAGGGTGCCGAGCTGCTGATATCCGTCGCGGCCGCCCTCTTCATCGCGGGCTACGGGGTCCTGAGGGTCAGGTCATCGATGGACCCGGTCGGGATGTCGGTGGGCGAGGAGGAGGCCCTGGGCCTCGGGCCCACCATCGGCACCGCCCTCGCGTTCACGTTCCTCAACCCTCACGTGTACCTCGACACCGTGCTGCTGATCGGTGGGGCGTCTAGCAGGTACGCGTCCGACGACAGGGTCGCGTTCGCGGTCGGCGCCTCGCTCGCCTCGTTCCTGTTCTTCTTCGCGCTCGGCTACGGGGCGAGGAGGCTGTCCTCGGTGCTCGACAGGCCCGAGTCGTGGAGGGTGATTGACATGGGCATAGCGTGCGTGATGTTCGCCATCGCGGGCGCTATAATGCTGCCTTTCCTGTGA